TGGCAGCTCACGCTCGAAGGAAGGCAGACCTGCATAGAAACGGGCATCGTTCACAATGCGGTGTGTCGTCATATGGTCTTTGTGCATGCTGTTTGTCCAGTGTGTAATAATCACGTTCGGCCGTACTCTGCGGATCACATCACACACAGCCCAGCGGTTATCGTCATCATCCTTCAGCTCACCATCCGGCGTATCCAACACAATGGCTTCCCCGTTCAGCATGTCTGCAAAAGCCTTGGCTTCCCTTACCTTCTGCTCCCGGTATTCTGCCATATCCTGCCCGGCAGGGACACCGCGCTCACCAGCCGTCAGGGCAAGCGTTACGATATGATCTCCCTTTAAGGAATGGTGGGCTAGCACACCTCCTGCTGTTAGCTCCGCATCGCCGACATGCCCGCCAATGGCGAGAATCGTTAATTTCTGATCGCTCATAGTGATAACTCCTTTCGCATAACTGCAAAGTATTTGACAGTTCTGAACCCAGCCTTCTCATAGATCCGAAGGGCCGGGTTGTCCTTGCCTGTATATAGTGACATATAGTCCGTGCCAATGTTCTTGAACGCCTCACAAAGCTTGAAGAATAATACACTGCCAAGACCATGACCTTCATGGTCCGGGTGTACGCCGATCCCTGCAAAATATCCTCTTCCGTTGTCCTGACGAATAACGGGTCCGGCGAATCCTGCTGCCTTGTCGTCTCTGACGGCGATCACAACCGGAGTTCCCTGCTCCGTTGAAGCCGTAATCTCCTTTTGCCACAGCGGATTGTCGAAGCCTTGAAGCATTTCGGCTACACCGTGATGCTTTGCTGCGTCAAACAGCTCCACGGCATACCCCTCTGAAGCGGCCTTCTGTTCTTTCGCTATCATCTCATCAAGGTAGGTGAACGCGGACAGATCCAAATACATCGCACATTCGGTAGCCCGTTCTATGTAACCCTGCGCTGCCAGGAACGAATGAAGTCTACTGCCGATCGGAACGCCCGGTGCATTGTTATGTTCATGCTTCGGCGTATCCGGAATATACCAGGGCAGCATCATCGGATTGAAAAAAAGCACCTCGGATTGCTTCTTTCCCAGTGTCCTGAACCGGTTCTCAATTGCTTTAAGCAGCTCTGAGTAAATCTCGTCACTCTGCAGCTCCTCAGCTATCACAATACAAGTCAGATAACCTGCAACCTGCCCCAGCGGAAGATCATCCCCCGTGCATCCGCAGGTAAAGCCCTTCACCTGGCCGTCATCCATCCAGAGGAAGGTATTCTCTGGATCAAAATAAGGGCTCGATAGAAATATACGGTCCAGGCTTTCAGGTGTAAGCTCCTTATAGCCATCCTTCACCGCTTCCGTATTCCAAAATTCGATAACGGCTTCTGTATAACGATGATCCCAAGTCGTTAGCATATGGCGCGACACCTCCATGCTCAAACAAGAATTTTGATTCATTATAGGCAAGCCGGGTTATCGCTTCTCCTGCTTCCCGGCAGTTCTCAATGCTGTGTTACCGACAGGCTTGAATTCCTCTATATGGTATTTTGCAGACAATCCAGCAGGAAAGTCACCGCAAGCAAAATACGGATATAAGAAGAACCGCTGATGCCGCATGAATCAGGACGGCGGAGTCAAACCTTGCCTTTATGCTGGAGCACATGAAGAAGATAGGCGTTATGTCCCGCGAGGTCTGCAGTCTTGGCTCTTTCCTCATATTCATCGTTCTGTTGCCGGCATTCGGTTCATTCGCTACTTCTTAGCCTTTTACAGCCCCAACGGTAACCCCCTCCAGGAAGTACTTCTGCAGGCTGAAAAATAGAATGAACATCGGAATGGCGGATATCGTTGCTCCGGCCATCATCGGTGCGAAATAGGTTGTGTTGGCGAACCGGAAGTTTTTAAGCCCTACCTGTATGGTCTGCATATCCATCGTATTCGTTACGAGGAAAGGCCAGAAGAAGGTATTCCAGCTGTCCATGAAGGTAAGGATTGCCATGACGGCAAGAACGGTTTTGGATAGCGGCAGTATGATTTTGAAATAAATCTGAAACTGGTTGCATCCCTCAATCTTGGCACACTCGAGGACTTCTGAAGGAATGCTTGACATAAACTGCTTCGCCAAAAAGATGTTGTACACCGTAACTAATCCGGGAACAATCATCGCCTCGTAGGTGTTCTGAATCTGGAATGTGTTAACGATCAGGATGTAAAGAGGCACCTGTGTCACCTGATATGGAATCATCATGGAAACGAGCAATACGGAGAACAGGACCGTTCTGCCCTTGAATCTGATTTTGGAGAATGCGTATCCCGCCAGACTCGCAAAGAATACGTTAGACACCATAACTGCGGATGCCACAATCAGCGAGTTGAGAAGCCACTGTACGGAATGTTCACTATAATCGAAGAAGAATTTATAGGAATCCAGCGATATTTTGGTAGGAAACAGTGCATAGTTCATCGCCCCTGCTTCCACCGGATCTCCGAATGACGAAATAAACATGAAGTAAATCGGAAACAGTGTAGCCAGAGCGAAAATAACCAGAATAACCATAACTGCTATATTGCGTGTCTGTCTGCGAACAGGCTTGCCGTTGTGACTGTTGTATAAAGCCATATCGGTGCCCTCCTCTCCTTAATACTCCACTTCTTTGCCCATAAATTTGAATTGAATGAATGAGATTGTAGCAATGATCAAGGCCAGAACAAGCGATTGGGCAGCTGCTTCGCCGAATTCAAAATATTTAAAGGCGTTGTTGAAAATAAGCAGGCCGACCATCGTTGTTGCATTATCCGGACCTCCGCCTGTCATCAGGTAAGCGTTCTGGAATACCTGGAAGGATCCGATAACGCCTGTAACCAGGAGGAATAGGGTCGTAGGCTTCAGACAAGGAATGACGATATACCACAGCTTTTTGAGAAAGCTTGCCCCATCCAGTTCAGCAGCTTCATAGTAGCTCTCGTCAATACCGAGC
Above is a window of Paenibacillus sp. FSL K6-1330 DNA encoding:
- a CDS encoding PIG-L family deacetylase; amino-acid sequence: MSDQKLTILAIGGHVGDAELTAGGVLAHHSLKGDHIVTLALTAGERGVPAGQDMAEYREQKVREAKAFADMLNGEAIVLDTPDGELKDDDDNRWAVCDVIRRVRPNVIITHWTNSMHKDHMTTHRIVNDARFYAGLPSFERELPAFFASTLYYAENWEDAVDYKPYVYVDFSQEAFDLWMKAVSQHWFVTGSKSFPYLEYYKHLARVRGIEARKEYAETFMIPEESKRVLKSEL
- a CDS encoding GNAT family N-acetyltransferase, translated to MLTTWDHRYTEAVIEFWNTEAVKDGYKELTPESLDRIFLSSPYFDPENTFLWMDDGQVKGFTCGCTGDDLPLGQVAGYLTCIVIAEELQSDEIYSELLKAIENRFRTLGKKQSEVLFFNPMMLPWYIPDTPKHEHNNAPGVPIGSRLHSFLAAQGYIERATECAMYLDLSAFTYLDEMIAKEQKAASEGYAVELFDAAKHHGVAEMLQGFDNPLWQKEITASTEQGTPVVIAVRDDKAAGFAGPVIRQDNGRGYFAGIGVHPDHEGHGLGSVLFFKLCEAFKNIGTDYMSLYTGKDNPALRIYEKAGFRTVKYFAVMRKELSL
- a CDS encoding carbohydrate ABC transporter permease; this translates as MALYNSHNGKPVRRQTRNIAVMVILVIFALATLFPIYFMFISSFGDPVEAGAMNYALFPTKISLDSYKFFFDYSEHSVQWLLNSLIVASAVMVSNVFFASLAGYAFSKIRFKGRTVLFSVLLVSMMIPYQVTQVPLYILIVNTFQIQNTYEAMIVPGLVTVYNIFLAKQFMSSIPSEVLECAKIEGCNQFQIYFKIILPLSKTVLAVMAILTFMDSWNTFFWPFLVTNTMDMQTIQVGLKNFRFANTTYFAPMMAGATISAIPMFILFFSLQKYFLEGVTVGAVKG